A stretch of Coccidioides posadasii str. Silveira chromosome 2, complete sequence DNA encodes these proteins:
- a CDS encoding uncharacterized protein (EggNog:ENOG410PKMU~COG:A~BUSCO:684at33183), whose translation MASSSDQLSSSKSLSLRFKQTALCIVPPEGLCGEIDRLRSFYDQTYGRWPPHVNLLYPFVAGESLLEATALIGAKLKAWNENSGPPDISIRLDKADYIAPGKGNLVHLVPRSLGDGATLQHLRNVILEALGQDDTAEYNPHLTVGQTKAHNDHSRDSLLSKSQLLSAIEWKVERLVVLIRENARCKGSKFTRMRVWGTIDLSGRVMINDIGNPCDEESWYNSETVFGKLSGPEALVGEEMTTYQFPLDSHFWRPCAKAVDEDATREPNPDIVAISSYNVLVELPYPPPRERYPALVRNILSQSALADVLVLQEVCDDFLSHLLTLDEIRNHYTFATHGPPHQEGCGPLPLQRNVVVLSRFKFTWENVTFGERYKSAIVLKVNDVGKRSENSEFLPLIIAAVHLTSGLADSRVSSKESQIRSLYKFLDQNYPKNPCLIAGDINIPTSAITIQKAIDERLLSPEKAKVLPRLESLLSEYRFQDAWVIARAGAKDLLSAKVRIQRPIEDISEGEEGATFDPKQNPLAAASAGLEGRPQRYDRILTDRHGNLRVTEFNMFGFPDEDMDIPYHCSIEDETAETRFGSDHWGVRATFKVLAESQIADTTADILIPSSLATPANLSDKHDLDLCLREHSMVPTKEDISKRTAVLDLLRNVIIHGSAARVEENGHSDNEPDIAMVLVPVGSYGLGVWSPSSDVDCLSIGPISSKIFFAIAEQRLRRAADSGIRILRKVKAATGTMIELEVNGIKCDLQYCPAARVVEGWQRISLSPPDDPIFDLSYQALTKLQAFRDLDYIRRSIPDLAAFRKAHRFITAWAKHRGVYLSRFGYLGGIHITMMLSRVFKLFCGEVRVTSTDMIYRFFQYYADFDWEHETVFDPFFFESTPRYRRYANEPMVILTINVPLINVARATAGSARTIVEELRRMAQLMSDPDMTWSKLLNSTVSTLEPSEEFLTAYSSYIKIHVQYWGISLAKGKMLLGWLESRCVRLLNDIDRKLPSIYARIWPARFSSKDAMSDDSEYQGCYLIGLTKRETERTEAMTKEERKQSLDLMTRVLEKFKTQIQEETKYFDPTTAWLDVTHVKQSELGALKLDGRDWGECIPTEELSDSEDEEEENIDIQADEVAAAVAAERAARKSGSSKAAATGVPGAKLRPAADILSRLRWDPNIDSGDFVVGYDDRFLGSLEIPLDNWKTEQTDEEFIPQHRILYFRRKSDGVVIWDRESKKDLVFGSGVMPENQDVGFA comes from the exons ATGGCGTCTTCTTCCGATCAGCTTTCATCTTCTAAAAGTCTATCCCTCCGTTTCAAGCAAACCGCTTTATGCATTGTCCCTCCTGAGGGTCTATGTGGCGAAATTGACCGTCTCCGGTCTTTCTACGACCAGACGTATGGGCGATGGCCGCCTcatgtcaatcttctttatcCGTTTGTTGCTGGCGAGTCTCTCCTGGAAGCAACTGCACTCATTGGAGCGAAGTTGAAGGCCTGGAATGAAAACTCCGGTCCTCCTGATATCAGCATACGTTTGGACAAAGCGGATTATATCGCTCCAGGGAAAGGCAACCTCGTCCATTTGGTACCACGTTCACTTGGCGATGGAGCAACTCTGCAGCATCTCCGAAACGTCATTCTTGAAGCGTTGGGGCAGGATGATACCGCGGAATACAATCCCCATCTTACCGTCGGTCAGACCAAAGCACATAACGACCATTCCCGAGACTCACTGCTATCTAAATCACAGCTACTTTCAGCGATCGAATGGAAAGTTGAACGGCTGGTTGTTCTCATTCGTGAAAATGCGAGATGTAAAGGCTCCAAATTCACCAGGATGCGGGTTTGGGGTACGATTGACCTATCTGGGCGTGTTATGATTAACGATATCGGTAATCCATGTGACGAAGAATCGTGGTATAATTCGGAAACGGTTTTTGGAAAATTGAGCGGCCCTGAAGCCCTCGTTGGTGAGGAAATGACAACGTACCAGTTTCCACTGGACAGTCACTTTTGGAGACCCTGTGCCAAAGCCGTTGATGAAGATGCCACCAGAGAGCCGAATCCAGATATCGTCGCGATTTCGAGCTATAACGTTCTCGTTGAACTCCCCTATCCGCCTCCCAGGGAAAGGTACCCTGCCTTGGTTCGCAACATCCTTTCGCAATCAGCTCTGGCAGATGTTCTAGTCCTGCAAGAAGTCTGTGATGATTTCCTGTCTCATTTGCTCACTCTAGATGAGATTCGAAACCACTATACGTTTGCTACACATGGGCCACCGCACCAGGAAGGATGTGGACCCTTGCCTTTGCAGCGGAATGTCGTAGTTCTGAGCCGCTTCAAATTCACCTGGGAAAATGTCACTTTCGGAGAACGTTACAAAAGTGCTATCGTTCTTAAAGTGAATGATGTTGGGAAACGAAGCGAAAATTCGGAATTCTTACCTCTCATCATCGCTGCGGTTCATCTGACATCTGGCCTGGCTGACTCTAGAGTCTCTtctaaagaatctcagatACGGAGCCTCTATAAATTTCTGGACCAGAACTACCCAAAAAATCCTTGCTTAATTGCCGGAGACATTAACATCCCGACATCCGCTATCACAATCCAAAAGGCAATAGATGAAAGACTGCTCTCACCCGAAAAGGCAAAAGTTCTGCCACGCCTGGAATCACTACTCTCTGAATATCGATTCCAGGACGCATGGGTCATTGCTCGTGCTGGAGCCAAGGATCTTCTGTCTGCAAAAGTCCGGATCCAAAGACCCATCGAAGATATATCTGAGGGTGAGGAAGGGGCAACGTTTGACCCAAAACAGAATCCACTTGCTGCCGCTTCAGCAGGTTTGGAGGGTCGTCCACAGCGCTACGATAGGATCCTTACGGACAGACATGGGAATCTTAGGGTTACTGAGTTTAATATGTTCGGTTTTCCTGACGAAGATATGGATATCCCTTACCATTGCAGCATTGAGGACGAAACTGCTGAAACCAGATTCGGTAGTGATCACTGGGGAGTCAGAGCTACGTTCAAAGTGCTCGCTGAATCACAAATAGCCGATACTACCGCTGATATATTGATCCCAAGTTCGCTAGCGACGCCGGCTAATCTTTCTGATAAACATGACTTAGACTTGTGCCTGCGGGAACACTCGATGGTGCCGACGAAGGAAGACATTAGCAAAAGAACCGCCGTTCTGGATCTTCTTCGGAATGTCATAATCCATGGCTCCGCGGCTCGAGTCGAGGAGAATGGTCATAGTGACAATGAGCCAGACATTGCCATGGTCCTCGTCCCCGTCGGTTCCTATGGCCTGGGTGTCTGGAGCCCATCCTCCGACGTCGATTGCCTATCTATTGGACCGATTAGCTCTAAAATCTTCTTTGCTATTGCGGAGCAGCGACTACGAAGGGCCGCTGATTCAGGTATCAGGATCTTGCGAAAAGTGAAAGCCGCCACAGGAACTATGATAGAGCTTGAGGTGAACGGGATCAAGTGTGATCTGCAGTACTGCCCTGCCGCCAGGGTTGTTGAAGG ATGGCAGAGAATATCTCTATCGCCACCAGACGATCCGATATTTGACTTATCATATCAGGCGTTGACGAAACTTCAAGCATTCAGAGATCTCGATTATATTCGGCGCAGCATTCCAGACCTGGCAGCATTCCGAAAAGCTCATCGTTTCATAACAGCATGGGCAAAACATCGTGGTGTCTACCTTTCCAGATTTGGCTACCTTGGCGGAATTCATATTACTATGATGCTTTCTAGAGTTTTCAAACTGTTCTGTGGTGAAGTAAGAGTAACCTCGACGGATATGATTTACAGGTTCTTTCAATATTACGCGGACTTTGATTGGGAGCATGAAACCGTGTTCgaccctttcttttttgaaagTACGCCACGCTATCGTCGGTATGCCAACGAGCCGATGGTTATTCTCACAATCAATGTTCCGCTCATCAACGTAGCGAGGGCAACTGCAGGTTCTGCTAGGACAATAGTCGAGGAGCTACGACGAATGGCGCAATTAATGTCAGATCCAGACATGACTTGGTCGAAACTTCTTAACAGCACGGTGTCAACATTGGAGCCTTCAGAGGAGTTTTTAACGGCCTATAGCAGCTATATTAAGATTCATGTCCAATACTGGGGGATCTCTCTGGCTAAAGGGAAGATGCTTTTGGGTTGGCTTGAATCAAGATGTGTCCGCCTTTTAAATG ATATTGATCGGAAGCTACCAAGCATTTATGCGAGAATATGGCCCGCgagattttcttcaaaggaTGCCATGAGCGATGATTCAGAATACCAAGGGTGCTATTTGATCGGCCTTACGAAAAGAGAGACCGAAAGAACTGAAGCTATGACCAAGGAAGAGCGGAAACAAAGCCTGGACCTGATGACGAGGGTTTTAGAGAAATTCAAAACCCAAATCCAAGAGGAAACAAAATATTTCGACCCTACGACGGCTTGGCTAGATGTCACCCACGTCAAACAGTCTGAGCTTGGCGCTCTTAAGCTCGATGGGCGAGACTGGGGAGAATGTATTCCCACCGAAGAGCTATCCGACTcggaagacgaagaagaggaaaataTTGACATCCAGGCCGATGAAGTAGCTGCTGCCGTCGCCGCAGAGCGAGCGGCTCGCAAGTCCGGCTCGTCAAAAGCAGCAGCCACGGGCGTTCCAGGTGCAAAACTGCGGCCAGCAGCAGACATCCTCAGCCGTCTTCGCTGGGATCCGAACATCGATTCGGGTGATTTTGTGGTGGGGTATGATGACCGGTTCCTAGGAAGTCTGGAGATTCCGCTAGATAATTGGAAGACGGAGCAGACCGACGAGGAATTTATTCCACAGCATAGGATCCTGTACTTCAGGAGGAAGAGTGATGGGGTGGTGATTTGGGATAGGGAGAGTAAGAAGGATTTGGTCTTTGGGAGTGGAGTGATGCCGGAAAATCAGGATGTCGGCTTTGCTTGA
- a CDS encoding uncharacterized protein (SECRETED:SignalP(1-16)~EggNog:ENOG410PWWT), whose translation MRILPLLFLAISPALSKLVVDYQAARGDDPSVMGYLNLEAKRGERVLEHRPDLYIKKGKDPKGVACAHFHRKKGNIRAEYHALNKVTKKNKTYTIRYEFSLGQVQQSLMVWQMKEYLTNNPTDGGANVPLALKISKDKLQLQYQPAWGVPREVLWETTAKTNTKYRADIVMRTGSPGWVQFSWNGKAQKLGKSQKIKYPAITFPGRSDPKFGAYGGAEIDIDTYVYRAQIDEK comes from the exons ATGCGCATACTCCCGCTCCTCTTCCTAGCCATCTCTCCGGCTCTCAGTAAGCTGGTTGTGGATTATCAAGCTGCACGAGGCGATGATCCCAGCGTGATGGGCTATCTTAACCTGGAGGCCAAGCGCGGAGAGAGGGTGCTTGAACACCGACCGGACTTGTACAtcaagaaaggaaaggatCCCAAGGGCGTCGCCTGCGCCCACTTCCATCGCAAAAAGGGGAATATCCGAGCCGAATACCATGCGCTCAATAAAGTAACGAAGAAAAACAAGACATATACCATTCGATACGAATTCTCGCTAGGACAAGTGCAGCAGAGTCTCATGGTTTGGCAGAT GAAGGAATATTTGACAAATAACCCAACGGACGGCGGCGCGAACGTCCCGCTCGCCTTGAAGATCTCCAAAGATAAACTCCAGCTTCAATACCAACCCGCGTGGGGCGTCCCGCGCGAGGTTCTCTGGGAGACTACTGCCAAAACCAACACAAAATACCGCGCCGATATCGTCATGCGCACCGGGTCTCCTGGCTGGGTTCAGTTCTCCTGGAACGGCAAGGCTCAGAAGCTCGGCAAGAGCCAGAAGATCAAGTACCCAGCGATCACCTTCCCTGGACGTTCTGACCCGAAGTTCGGAGCGTACGGGGGTGCTGAGATCGATATTGACACTTATGTGTATCGGGCACAGATTGATGAGAAGTAA
- a CDS encoding uncharacterized protein (EggNog:ENOG410PF7X~COG:P~TransMembrane:5 (i162-183o189-210i231-253o273-292i328-346o)~BUSCO:7096at33183) encodes MADDRRPSHAHVVPPYHLHPRTDMAAPPSPPRHLSDSLPPHPPPPPPPLGTSTGIEAIPYSYPAMMNNSSDEEGRPPRYTRENDPFQLSSKLKSDAEIDSIPANTARRRKFPKPNGTKSSAKQLQGFYRSQNANIERLLKPVDEHVRLARELNTQNQLRYRIAVYGSFAANVVLSILQLYGAIASGSLSLFTTMADSVFDPLSNLTLLLCHKAVKRVDARKFPAGKARIETAGNICFCFLMMAVSLILIAFSIRDLVDGSEEETLRFSLPPVIAVSIAFATKFLLFLYCWALRNQYSQVRILWEDHRNDLLINGFGILTSVGGSKLRWWIDPMGALILSVLISALWSKTAYSEFQLIIGVTADTEMQQLITYISMTHSPLINAIDTVRAYTSGPRLLVEVDIVMDPEASLRATHDVAEELQFKLESLPDVERAHVHVDYETTHKPEHFLKKEL; translated from the exons ATGGCGGACGACAGACGTCCTTCGCACGCGCATGTGGTGCCTCCGTACCACCTCCACCCTCGCACCGACATGGCCGCACCTCCCTCGCCTCCACGCCACCTGTCCGATTCGCTCCCACcacatcctcctcctcctcctccaccgcTCGGTACAAGCACCGGCATTGAAGCGATTCCCTACTCCTATCCAGCCATGATGAACAACTCGTCCGACGAAGAAGGCCGCCCTCCCCGCTACACACGAGAAAATGACCCTTTCCAACTCTCTTCCAAGCTCAAGAGCGACGCCGAGATCGACTCTATCCCGGCAAACACGGCTCGACGACGCAAGTTTCCAAAGCCAAATGGCACCAAATCCTCTGCAAAACAGCTCCAGGGATTTTACAGGTCCCAGAACGCTAATATCGAGCGACTGCTAAAACCGGTCGATGAGCACGTTCGACTCGCCCGCGAACTCAACACGCAGAACCAATTGCGTTACAGGATCGCCGTTTACGGCAGCTTCGCCGCAAATGTGGTGTTGTCCATCCTCCAGCTGTACGGCGCCATCGCGTCTGGGTCCCTGTCGCTCTTCACCACCATGGCAGACTCGGTGTTCGATCCACTCTCCAACCTGACCTTGCTCCTGTGCCACAAAGCCGTAAAGCGGGTCGACGCACGCAAGTTCCCGGCCGGAAAGGCCCGTATTGAGACCGCCGGAAACATATGCTTCTGCTTTCTGATGATGGCCGTGTCGCTCATCCTGATCGCCTTCTCGATTCGAGACTTGGTTGACGGAAGCGAGGAGGAGACTTTACGATTCAGTCTCCCGCCCGTCATCGCAGTCAGCATCGCTTTTGCCACGAAATTCCTCCTATTCCTGTACTGCTGGGCGCTTAGAAACCAGTACTCCCAAGTCAGAATTTTATGGGAAGATCACCGAAATGACCTGTTAATCAACGGCTTTGGTATCCTGACTTCCGTCGGAGGAAGTAAGCTGCGATGGTGGATCGACCCCATGGGCGCCTTGATCCTCTCGGTCCTGATCTCCGCCCTGTGGTCGAAAACCGCATACTCCGAATTTCAACTGATCATCGGCGTTACGGCAGATACCGAAATGCAACAACTAATCACGTATATCT CAATGACCCACTCACCTCTGATTAATGCCATCGACACCGTTCGTGCCTATACCTCCGGACCCCGTCTTCTCGTGGAAGTCGACATCGTGATGGACCCGGAGGCATCCCTCCGAGCAACGCATGACGTAGCGGAAGAACTCCAGTTCAAACTCGAGAGTCTCCCGGACGTGGAGCGCGCACATGTTCACGTCGATTATGAGACGACCCACAAACCGGAGCATTTCTTGAAGAAGGAGCTGTAA
- a CDS encoding uncharacterized protein (antiSMASH:Cluster_2.3): MFEISEKGFFFFFFFFSFWEMIEFAGSLFLGSQQPEREPPPTLNCQRGGLIRQSKNVLGCGSISLSVGDPANWIPTLSKLSKSSSTPWSWLVSPSLPKRPVCSCPARVKRRY, translated from the coding sequence ATGTTTGAGATTTCGGAAAAggggtttttctttttttttttttttttttctttttgggaGATGATTGAGTTCGCGGGCAGCCTGTTCCTTGGAAGCCAGCAGCCTGAAAGAGAGCCCCCGCCAACCCTGAACTGCCAACGAGGCGGCCTTATCCGTCAATCGAAAAACGTGCTCGGCTGCGGCTCAATTTCGTTGTCGGTGGGCGACCCGGCGAATTGGATACCCACGCTCTCGAAACTCAGCAAATCCTCCTCCACACCCTGGTCCTGGCTCGTATCTCCAAGCCTCCCCAAACGGCCCGTCTGCTCGTGTCCTGCCCGTGTGAAACGACGCTATTGA
- a CDS encoding uncharacterized protein (EggNog:ENOG410Q5FE) — protein sequence MPADLDDTTMLPYLVRRDSFLSTRRIYGPHLTVNFKPDKSWPPSRVPTDVFFLISQYLTKADLARLRLVNREFALKLDYLFFYKVSVSLSPDFYVANTQKEDDVGVFERVGANITKFGITLDIDEATLLLPPLPANPICPKLFGSGEHDRLDRDRVFYQRLRDTELLVCRRWRMVKAFSHLTAMKELALSFNTGLGWVSPPVFNRFQPIFLQPPVVFRKRHLHLSPHQYLLPNDIVRSGTRVAPGPYVLSAACGERAVTTWYGTDGSRFCETCRHQSQIELLAETSSVIQRFFSSFFLAVIDNGQVFQNVHTLTFSGISSGLLHNLNNLEFFACFRGLKSLSILVYADWRKFDEDRTSLQQILPSEARSEFYQILQEQILPLSNIESLTLGYIGGGEHAHGALVRNRNILPAPIMREPATSAMGKARNSVIWFKHVKSLTFENCWFAPSALIQFLTHSKRSRLENLVFDSCSLASTPGRKDHALIRCGHGTYPAWRKYNRRVPSGIWISILAQFGPYLPLTDPNLPASSQFSDLKLPKRKPLDNLRRMDFVSCGYVLLGPFYNQTNLVVDEKSNDLRRSETEKWLREAVRDVDVSNAPVYAPFTKQVYDGDNLLGSIIQSIDEREEYTLAMGYNFMFGWPAGDGLRRLVEEDGWKPGGTGRFTGRVARPEEKDAEA from the exons ATGCCTGCTGATTTGGATGACACCACCATGCTTCCATATCTTGTTCGAAGGGATTCCTTCCTGTCTACACGCCGCATTTATGGTCCTCATCTTACAGTTAACTTCAAACCCGATAAATCCTGGCCACCGAGTCGCGTCCCAACCGACGTGTTCTTTCTGATCAGTCAATACTTGACCAAGGCTGATCTCGCTCGGCTTCGGCTAGTGAATCGCGAGTTTGCATTGAAGCttgattatctcttcttctacaaGGTGTCGGTTTCATTATCGCCCGACTTCTATGTGGCAAACACACAGAAAGAGGACGATGTGGGCGTTTTTGAAAGAGTTGGGGCTAATATCACAAAGTTTGGGATTACTCTggacattgatgaag CCACTTTATTGCTGCCTCCCCTTCCCGCCAATCCTATCTGCCCAAAGCTCTTCGGTTCGGGTGAACATGACCGACTAGATCGCGACCGGGTGTTTTATCAACGGCTCAGAGACACGGAGCTGCTCGTATGTCGGCGCTGGCGGATGGTAAAGGCCTTTTCCCACTTAACAGCGATGAAGGAATTGGCACTTAGTTTCAACACCGGACTGGGTTGGGTGTCACCTCCCGTATTCAATCGTTTCCAGCCCATATTTCTACAGCCTCCAGTGGTCTTTCGAAAAAGGCATTTGCATCTGTCTCCCCACCAGTATTTGTTGCCAAATGATATTGTCCGGTCTGGTACAAGGGTTGCTCCTGGTCCATATGTGTTGTCCGCAGCCTGTGGTGAGAGAGCAG TAACTACATGGTATGGCACTGATGGCTCACGATTTTGTGAAACATGTCGTCATCAATCGCAAATCGAGCTCCTAGCTGAAACCTCATCGGTGATCCAAAGATTCTTCTCTTCATTCTTCCTGGCGGTCATTGATAACGGCCAGGTCTTCCAGAATGTGCATACACTTACGTTCTCTGGCATCTCCTCCGGGTTATTACACAATTTGAACAACTTGGAGTTTTTTGCCTGCTTCCGTGGCTTGAAGTCACTCAGCATCCTTGTCTATGCAGACTGGAGGAAGTTCGATGAGGATCGAACGAGTCTACAGCAAATACTACCAAGTGAGGCTCGTTCTGAGTTCTACCAGATACTTCAGGAACAGATATTGCCACTGTCGAATATCGAGTCCTTGACGTTGGGTTATATCGGAGGAGGCGAGCATGCTCACGGCGCCCTCGTCCGCAACCGAAACATTCTCCCGGCTCCAATCATGCGGGAACCAGCGACTTCGGCCATGGGGAAAGCAAGAAACTCGGTCATCTGGTTTAAACACGTAAAATCACTCACATTCGAGAACTGTTGGTTTGCACCCTCCGCGTTGATTCAATTCTTGACCCATTCGAAGAGGAGCCGTTTGGAGAACTTAGTTTTTGATTCGTGCTCTTTGGCTTCGACTCCTGGCCGCAAGGATCACGCGTTGATTCGGTGCGGCCATGGAACGTACCCAGCGTGGAGGAAGTATAACCGTCGGGTCCCGTCTGGCATCTGGATCTCGATTCTGGCACAGTTCGGGCCGTACCTCCCGCTTACCGACCCAAACCTGCCCGCATCCTCGCAGTTTTCGGATCTAAAGCTGCCAAAACGCAAGCCTCTTGACAACCTTCGTCGGATGGATTTTGTTTCTTGTGGATATGTTTTGCTGGGCCCGTTTTACAACCAGACCAATCTCGTCGTGGATGAAAAGAGCAACGATCTGAGACGCTCGGAGACGGAGAAGTGGCTTCGGGAGGCCGTGCGCGATGTTGACGTGTCCAACGCGCCCGTGTATGCACCTTTTACCAAGCAGGTGTACGACGGAGATAACCTTCTTGGAAGCATTATCCAGTCGATTGACGAGCGTGAAGAGTATACGCTGGCGATGGGATATAATTTCATGTTTGGCTGGCCTGCAGGCGACGGACTCCGGCGGCTTGTTGAAGAGGATGGATGGAAGCCTGGCGGAACAGGGAGATTTACCGGGAGGGTAGCTCgtcctgaagagaaagatgctGAGGCTTGA
- a CDS encoding uncharacterized protein (antiSMASH:Cluster_2.3~EggNog:ENOG410PK0F~COG:S~BUSCO:1738at33183), producing MMLGAPGKSAKRLSSLFSLGSSKEPKQDKHQARTHAASGSLSSQSAKSVDHASASSQRTIRHAASVQNFQDSQTVIPAPRNVSAPLPVADPHRDSLLMPPPSLAVVNSDVAAESSSNENHRRRQSWGGSIPGLGRPRSGTGTRPSNLNTESRPSKGRSWVPGRSGRGSEVVTDSRPMMRAWIAGTHHEMPYDVDKLVAGERIPELWDEQGDTYVYLFPKNTNRPPSFKIHSSLFSASPALTVMARGSDPASRTMSVPECPPKLRLSVPVSPPVSPQLGPLDVSQEGDSDGRRSRDYLLEESTQELHLYLPVPLNSDVSNNRPILHDDDVDMLVLFRNTFAFLVGQSLIATPRCPTIFSIFMEVAGLLDRFAFSNLDGSTFGETAHSSFASYCEELCLFDVRKSPERTIQAIVIAEKMRFQPLYHEGFIHGVGNFDEIKLAETLKFDLISGASQKRLERGYLDLQNRLKVVREKLDDFDFPQLFSGFANSTVMNEAKVIRFKNWKNACLAFRKHVMSYYRTRFGSWPPKANSKKNQFEASGLNRLVLRELYQDFADLYDILVDRTSLTTRSLDMTVTDVEADSADVQQSTARALRLVMSEFDRSTPPVAPPIPFDIPLQPTIRTIKRRLDPKKEPKERAKKLASGEVNEILLGSYNRKSMKPTPFLESFTQFERRAGSGKSTDELSDNRCGQWLFMYAVLQSLPMLVVDAQNIRFCEGVEYFLCVPPRGNPPWCRDDAKTARSWFGVAGGSGLVNLPSDVVANGVEGVYRRSHCWQVATKWADQQELLTTVMPERAPASPITPVSPYQHPTAGPPALSAPESVSDKQPTPLITPGTVTPPMFSLPLPNPGFTRAGNRSSIHMGLEALPLPAGVVPVDPPSRPVSHNPNLSFDQILGETSRKAKK from the exons ATGATGCTGGGTGCACCCGGAAAATCGGCCAAACGGCTCTCGTCGCTCTTTTCCCTCGGATCGTCAAAGGAGCCTAAGCAAGACAAACACCAAGCACGAACACACGCCGCCAGCGGCTCGCTCTCCTCTCAGTCTGCAAAATCGGTCGACCATGCCTCAGCATCGTCCCAGCGCACTATTCGACACGCTGCCTCTGTACAGAACTTTCAAGACAGCCAGACCGTTATACCCGCGCCAAGAAATGTCTCTGCTCCTCTCCCAGTCGCAGACCCTCACAGGGACTCCCTACTGATGCCTCCGCCCTCCCTGGCCGTCGTCAACTCGGATGTAGCCGCGGAATCGTCCTCCAACGAGAACCACAGACGTCGTCAGAGCTGGGGTGGGAGTATCCCAGGGCTTGGTCGTCCTAGGTCTGGAACCGGAACACGCCCGTCAAACCTCAACACTGAGTCCAGACCTTCAAAAGGGAGGAGTTGGGTTCCCGGTCGATCGGGAAGAGGCTCAGAGGTGGTTACCGACAGCAGGCCCATGATGAGAGCGTGGATTGCAGGAACCCATCATGAGATGCCTTATGACGTAGACAAGCTGGTAGCCGGTGAAAGG ATTCCAGAGCTCTGGGACGAGCAAGGTGACACTTACGTATACCTGTTTCCTAAAAACACCAATCGCCCACCGTCATTCAAGATCCATTCGTCCCTATTCTCCGCCTCGCCAGCGTTGACAGTGATGGCACGTGGTTCAGATCCTGCTTCTCGTACCATGTCTGTCCCAGAGTGTCCTCCCAAGCTACGTCTCTCCGTTCCGGTGTCGCCCCCCGTTTCACCCCAACTAGGCCCCCTCGACGTATCCCAAGAAGGTGACTCGGACGGGAGAAGATCAAGGGATTATCTCCTCGAGGAGAGCACCCAGGAACTCCACCTttatctgcctgttcctctGAACAGTGATGTATCAAACAACCGCCCGATCTTGCACGACGACGATGTGGATATGCTGGTCCTGTTCCGAAATACCTTTGCATTTCTCGTTGGACAGTCTCTGATCGCGACGCCACGGTGCCCGACAATCTTTTCGATTTTTATGGAAGTGGCGGGCCTTCTCGATAGATTTGCGTTCTCTAATTTGGACGGCTCAACATTCGGAGAAACGGCGCACTCAAGCTTCGCTAGCTACTGCGAGGAGTTGTGCTTGTTTGACGTCAGAAAGAGTCCCGAGAGAACCATCCAGGCCATCGTAATCGCAGAAAAGATGCGTTTCCAGCCACTTTATCACGAAGGGTTCATTCACGGAGTTGGCAACTTCGACGAAATTAAACTGGCCGAAACCTTGAAATTCGACCTCATCTCAGGCGCCAGTCAGAAGCGACTAGAGAGAGGTTATCTTGATCTCCAAAACCGCTTGAAAGTTGTCCGGGAGAAACTagatgattttgatttcCCTCAGTTATTCTCCGGGTTTGCAAATTCCACTGTCATGAACGAAGCAAAGGTCATCCGATTCAAAAACTGGAAGAATGCGTGCCTTGCATTCAGGAAACACGTCATGTCGTATTATCGAACGAGATTTGGGTCCTGGCCGCCGAAGGCAAACTCAAAGAAGAACCAATTTGAAGCAAGTGGTCTCAACCGATTGGTTCTGCGGGAGCTATACCAGGACTTTGCGGATCTCTATGACATTCTGGTTGATAGAACATCATTAACGACGCGATCGCTCGACATGACTGTCACAGACGTTGAAGCCGATAGCGCCGATGTCCAGCAATCCACCGCCCGAGCGTTGAGGCTGGTTATGAGCGAGTTTGACAGAAGCACCCCTCCCGTGGCACCACCGATCCCGTTCGACATTCCACTCCAGCCCACCATTCGGACTATCAAGCGGCGACTTGATCCAAAGAAGGAGCCGAAAGAGAGAGCTAAGAAGCTTGCTAGTGGCGAGGTTAATGAGATTCTGCTTGGCTCGTATAATCGCAAGAGCATGAAACCAACGCCTTTCTTGGAGAGCTTCACGCAGTTTGAGCGCCGAGCTGGCAGCGGCAAGAGTACGGACGAGCTATCGGACAATCGCTGTGGCCAATGGCTGTTCATGTATGCGGTGCTCCAGTCTCTCCCCATGCTCGTTGTCGACGCTCAAAACATCCGATTCTGCGAAGGAGTTGAATATTTCCTATGTGTTCCGCCTCGTGGCAACCCCCCATGGTGCAGGGATGATGCCAAAACAGCCCGCAGCTGGTTTGGCGTTGCTGGCGGTTCGGGTCTCGTCAACCTCCCCTCAGACGTCGTCGCAAACGGCGTCGAAGGCGTTTACAGACGCAGCCATTGCTGGCAAGTCGCGACCAAATGGGCAGATCAGCAAGAGCTGCTCACAACGGTGATGCCCGAACGTGCACCAGCGAGTCCAATTACTCCGGTATCCCCTTACCAACACCCCACCGCTGGTCCCCCTGCCTTATCCGCTCCCGAGTCGGTTTCCGACAAGCAGCCCACTCCGCTCATCACTCCAGGAACCGTCACACCGCCCATGTTTTCGCTTCCGCTGCCAAATCCAGGGTTCACGAGAGCCGGAAACAGATCCTCCATCCACATGGGCCTAGAAGCGTTGCCGCTCCCCGCCGGCGTGGTGCCTGTCGATCCCCCGTCTCGGCCCGTGAGCCACAACCCAAACTTGAGCTTCGATCAGATTCTGGGAGAGACGTCCAGGAAAGCCAAAAAATAA